In a genomic window of Gigantopelta aegis isolate Gae_Host chromosome 9, Gae_host_genome, whole genome shotgun sequence:
- the LOC121381913 gene encoding uncharacterized protein LOC121381913, translating into MFSIDLTAVLLGSIALACQLGGLLVPGWWVVGEPGENRTVHYGIWTTIVCEQGSCEERETDASGRNAWIQVTKVFEVVAAVLVAVAVTLYAVGLFKASGAHVLNRLFVCLMAIAGTSIVIGIAVFAKKSAGLARYPKRETSGGKVDWPIGLSAAAAILCFLDALAVGLFLRTSKSLSESNLFDS; encoded by the exons ATGTTTTCTATCGATCTCACCGCGGTCTTACTGGGCTCTATTGCCCTGGCTTGCCAGCTAGGAGGGTTGCTGGTTCCAGGCTGGTGGGTGGTTGGAGAGCCTGGAGAAAACCGAACTGTTCATTATGGAATCTGGACGACCATAGTCTGCGAACAGGGCAGCTGTGAAGAAAGAGAAACTGACGCCTCAGGAAGAAATG CCTGGATCCAGGTGACTAAGGTGTTCGAAGTCGTTGCTGCCGTTCTGGTCGCCGTGGCGGTCACGCTGTACGCCGTCGGCCTCTTCAAGGCCAGTGGGGCTCACGTGCTCAATCGACTGTTCGTCTGCCTGATGGCGATAGCAG GTACGTCCATTGTGATTGGAATTGCAGTATTTGCCAAAAAGTCCGCTGGTCTGGCACGGTATCCAAAGCGCGAGACCTCTGGCGGGAAAGTGGATTGGCCAATCGGATTGTCTGCCGCGGCCGCCATTTTGTGCTTCCTCGACGCTCTCGCTGTGGGCCTGTTCCTTCGTACGAGCAAATCTCTGTCGGAAAGCAATTTATTTGACAGCTGA